The Amphiprion ocellaris isolate individual 3 ecotype Okinawa chromosome 12, ASM2253959v1, whole genome shotgun sequence region GTTGGCTGTTATATGATGTGACGTATTTCACATTGATTACATCACATTCTGTCAAGGTCAATCGATTTGTGATGCTGTGTTACATTTCTGGTGGTAATTCTGCATTTCTTGCCCCAACGTTAAGGTTTCCGTGCCTTTGCCATGGCTAAAGACGGCTCCAAGTGTCTGGCCATGGAGTATGGAGGAGAGCAATCCCTCAATGACATGAtagagaagaggagggaggacggTCTGAAGGCTTTTGCTGCCGCCAACATAGAGAAAGTGGCGCTGCATGTGGCCCGCGGCCTGCAGGTGAATCATCTACCTGGTGCCAACACATAGATTACATTGAATTAACAATCACACCTGTGTCCCCTCTATGTATTGAAACTGTAGTTCAGCTTAAATTCAAGTTTTAGTTTTAACTTCTTGAGTTACAGATCAAGATAGTTTGGTGTTGGTTTCTTTCCAAAACcttttttgtcttctgtcaACATCTGCCAtcttcaaatttaatttaacaacatcaacacaaatgACTGTTGACGGTTGGGAatgctgtgtttatttgtctttacAGTATCTGCACAACgagaagaagctgctgcacGGCGACATGAAGTCATGCAATGTGGTCATCAAAGGCGACTTTGAGACAGTGAAAATCTGTGATGTTGGTGTTTCTCTGGAGCTGGATAAGAACTTGAGAGGTAAGCTTGGTTTTCAGTAATGAAAACAAGCAAGTAGCTTTGAGATGAATATGCGTACAGCACTGTATGACGATGGGAAAAGTCTGTCACAATGCTCACTGTTTTCAGGAATTCAAAAACAATAAGAGGAAAGATTTCACTCAGGTTACCAAAGCAGCAGcctaaattgatttaaaaaaaaaaaaacaaaaacatatatatatatatatatatatatatatatatatatatatatatatatatatatatatatatatatatatatatatatatatgtgtgtgtgtatatatatatataacttaAACAGTTGAAAGTGTTTGAAAATTGCATCTTAGACAGCTGTCACGGAAATCCATTGTTTAGTTAAAGggttaaaaactgcaataacagtatatttgtatatttacatGCAGGTTACACTTCTTATATTGCAGTTTGCAGTCATCCCTTATTAtcttaatcttttttttattgttcagtaTTACTAGATGATACCTTTTTGTACACAGAGTTGAAGGATTTATGAGCTATGTTTGCTACCTTTAGGATATTGAATTTTATCTTTGTAATTGTTCTTTTCATATGAGTTGGCATGCAAACCTGTGTGCCCTGGAAGCTGTTTTATATAAGCCtttgacaattttttaatgttttggagAGTGCAGTCTGGTGCCAAAAAGCTGACAAGTTATGGAATAACTGCTAAGGTGCTTTTTCCTTGTTACAAATATTTATCCGTGTTTGTTCTCTACACTAGCTTCATTCCTAGAtatcattcatatatatatgtgtgtgtgtgtgtgtgtggggggggggggggggggtgcgctgatatatatatatcagcaCCTGTTCCTGTAGGACAGGGGTCACTATCTGGTGGACcgcggtccggatccggacccagaCGCCGTCTTATACGGACCGGACCtttaatcagtaaattgtaacgggattttaaatttgaccggtcgcttctgttttaccggcacagctttcccagtgtttacggcattagttatcagctcaggaaacacacagaccaattaggtacgagttcagccatcccacatgACACTACTCAGctaatgaagtctctgcattcagctgctaaacatcacagctctgcgttcagaaaacagttgagaggcgagagacagacaaaaaaggaaaatgaataaagcgacaccgagagggaaatagtcctgcacatgctgaccatgtttggctcaacatacagctggaggcacctttctcaactatgaacataacaaacatgacaaaactgaatatcgttccagactgaccaatgagctccaaatgtgtttgagaacgaccctgacaccattcagaccacaattcaaaatacacaattcaaaaagtagtggcagggcaaactgcagctcagttcacCCGTTAAGCAGCATGGGCTATAAGGGGAGTAAcaagacagggaaaaaaaatgtaaacgtGTTCaattgttcacattttttgagatttaggtattgttaaagatatATATAAGCTGGTTCGGATTGttaagtcattattttttcaagttctgcacttaattttaagatgtaaagttatatcaaaagttatctgttaataaatgttgtcaaaatgtttttgaaccgaactgaatttatttgattttatggtcagttattgattacatgcacacgctaataaaacttctaggttACATCATTATATATCGCACTAACTGTAGTCAGACTTTATGATGTTCCGGACCTTTGCttttatacattttctctgactggacctctttgaattttagttgaatacccctgctgTAGGATAAagaacatttttgtgatttttagtaCAAAATTGATGCCTTTCAGAGCATTAgaaattaaaatacaacatgAATAGTATGTAGACTTaatcattttcttatttttaaaaaaaaagtcacttgaTTTATTCTTACCATTTCTGGACACTCCACAGCTCCCACTACAATCCTCCttccttttaaacattttactcCATTTGTCAGTCTAGGAATAAATAGATAACAATACTATAGTATTTCTTATCAGCTGCATTCAAAGTAGCtctgtttttgtagattttaaaatataaaatactgttTATGTTATGGTTTGGCTGAATACTTGATGGTTATTTACAGAGAGACGTGCATACATATTGCCCAGTATACCAGCTCatcaacatttcaaaatctATATTTAATCGATAGTGTATTTCAATCCATTGTTTTCGATCTCACTTTAGTTTAGATTTCAGAGATTATTGTCCATCAATGTAGAGTCCCATCACACCCATATATTGTCTGGACTTGTCCCCACAGTGGTTGCTGCTGGAAAGCCAGTGTTTCAAAGTTTGATTTTGTGCATACGCGCATGGACAGGCCTAAGACTCAAGTGTCTTGACTAGACTGTGTCTGCTGATTTCAGATCCCTTCATCCATTTCTCAAATGAGGTGTGGTCCCTTTTTATTGGAAGTGGTCAGTAAACTGATCTATTTGCCAGTTCagactgtgtgggtgtgtttgtgtacacaaGTGGCATTAATCATGGATTGAAGTACAAAATTGGCAGATACATTTGGGTGGAAATGACTGTTTACAGCATAttgatttactttgtttttctgcCCAGACAGAAACATAAATTATTCTCATATATACATATTATCAGCGTGTAGGGGTCTCTCCCATTTCCCATGGatttaattttaactaattGCAAACTGCTGGATTTTCCTCTGTGGCTTCAAAGATTGCAAGCATcgaatgtaaaaataatgtaattttgggTGACGCCATTGTCTCAATCCAGgcaaatttaatgttttgtagttAAATACTGGTAGTTATCGAGTCCAAATGGAGTttgattaaaaacatttctCGCTGTCCTCAGTGTCTGATCCAAAAGCAGAATACATCGGCACGGAGCCGTGGAAGCCGAAGGAAACTCttgaggagggaggggagatcACGGACAAGGCCGACATCTTCGCCTACGGCCTGACTCTGTGGGAGATGATGACGCTGGCCATGCCTCATCTGGAGATGCTGGAGGATGATGACGATGAGGAGGTTGAAGGTGAAATACTCCACTGTGGAGAGCACAAGCATTTATACATAATACATTTGCTTGTCATTAGCACTAAAACCAGCAATTGTTTCATCAAGACAAACATTTCTCAGTTTTGACATATCAAATGTAAGAATatgctgtttctttgtcttatgTGATTGTaaatttaatgttgttttttgctcctttgTTGGGCACAATAGGAACTTTATAAAACATCTCCTGGACTTACTGAatgacaaaatggcaaaaattgataggtaaaattatttttagttttgttgccAAGTCACtgtcaatttaaatatttgctcAACATTTGAAATATAGGAAATCAAATCCAGTGGGAGAGAAATCTTTACGTGTTATCTCATTCAGCCACCTGTACTGGACAAACTAAAGCTAAAGCTTGATTTATAATTAAAGAATTCTAGAAATGTGACTACCGTTTCAGCAATGTCACAACTGTGATTGGTATGCTTGTTGGTAATTTATTGTATAAGTATACTATACTGATTTGCATTAAGTCAGTGCTATTGAAAATGTGCGGTGTAAGAGGCTGTGACTGTATCTGACTCACGTATACTGAAGGCGCAATAGCCAGTATTCTGTCAGTttctgcaaacttttttttttcgtatttcCATAAGTTTTGGAATGATTCACGTTTTACAACAATCATTAAATCTTGCTCTCTACACTCTTGTGTTTCAGAAGAATCTTCTATGGAAGAGAGCTTCGATGAGGACGCCTACTATGAGAGGTTGGGAACAAGGCCGGCTCTGGACACTGAGGCTCTGGGCGGCTCATACCGGAGGATGGTGGAGCTCTTCTATCTCTGCACAGAAGAAGACCCCAAAAAGAGACCATCAGCTGCCCAGATTGTCCAGGCTTTAGAGAGCAATGCCCAACTGGACAAAACACCCTGTGATGTGATTGTTATTGACTAATTTACACAACTATTTATCATTTTCACGTTAAAGCTGCATGTTGTGGTGCATTTAGGGTCCAGTATGTCAGGATTTTGGTAAATAGGATAATAGATATTTGTTTCTGTCAGCGATAAAAATTGAAGACTGCACGATAACCTGTTTTCACTGTTAGTCTTTTGCAATAATTTAGAAACTAAAATGCTGACCGTCATTGAATGTTGAGTTATCAACCATCAGTTAATggttaaatatttttctgtatgttGTCTTTTCTATCTTGTACCATCTGCTTTTACAGTATGAATGTTTTCACCTTCATTACCTGTTACTATGTATCTTTTTCGTTACTGTAAACTGAAACAATTCTTACTTTCATCAAATTAGACTGAAAGCCCAGAACActgctttaatgtgtttgtatttttctgctgtgtgaatgtcaaaaatataaatggatGTTGTCTTAAGTATTATGTCTTTTATTTGAACTTCTCAAAGATGTAGATGGGAAttataaatgtcaaaatttttCATTCCGAGCACTTCTAATACCACAAAACTTGACCCATCGACACGCCCAAAACATCTGTGCAAACTCTCTGCTGATGTGGACTGCAGTTGAAAGCAGTACGAGCAAGGATTGTGGGAGGAGATCATGTATCAGACGTTTGTAAGGCGAAGTGAATAACATCCTGAGTAAAATGAAATTAGGGATGAAGAAACCAGAGGATGAAACAGCAATACACTTCcttccaaaagtattggaacagtgagaccaatgcctttatttttgctgtagactgaaaacatttgggttgttgttttggcagtgggtttggggtcattatcttgctgcatGATGAAGGATCTCCCAATCAGTTTggttgcatctttctttaaattggaagacaaaatatttctgtaGACATCCCAGCCTGGCCTTCTTATTCCTCTTGCTACTGAGTGCTTTGCATCTTCTTTTGCAGCCTctgtacttttgttcatgaagtcTTCTGCCAACACTAGATTGTGATACCTTCACTTCTGccctctggaggttgttgctgatCACTACCAGTTTTAGAGTCTTTTTAGCTCTCAATGTTTGTCATCAACTGCTGTTTTCCTTGGTCTACCCGCTCAACTTACTTATTTACGTACTTATTTTCCACCAGTGTTTACATACAAGCAACTGTCTATTGTCGCCACTAGGTGGCACCTTTGTTTCATGGTTTGTGGTTAGTTCAGAGTAACATTGCATTAAGTGGATATTCCATTCTCAAAATCTTTATAATGAATATGtaaaagttttgtatttttatttccttacttgtcagttttctttttatctttctATTGAATTTATacttgtaaaattacaaaataatttgTATCAAAATATACTGAAAGTATCAATGTAAATGTACCCATTATGCAGAATGGCATATTTGAGAATAATGACGCTATGTTATTGGAttataattactccgccaaggaacgaaGAAACAAGCTATTGTAATTGTATTACATGTTATAATAGCTTCTCcacatgtaaaataaattagtGGATCTCGTTCATTAAGCTGTCTGTATGGCAGGAACATTTGAAAAAGTCTTAACATTAATTCAGTGTAAATGAATATGATGCTCCGTCATACGTACTAAGGGAGAGCTGTCAGTAACAAAGTCACAGCAGattttaagtgtgacaaatatgcaaaaatagaaaatgtgtcAGCACTATACGCCTAAATAGACtgatttctttattattattattattattattattattattattattattattattattattattattattattattatttatcctttttccacctgagaaatattgtgaaaatcaggaacatcctgtctcagagtgatgcagaaaaactagtccatgcatttgttacttctaggcttgactactgtaattccttattatcaggttgtcccaatagctctctgaaacatctacagctgatccaaaacgctgcagccagagtactgacgggagttagcaagagagttcatatttctcctatattggtttctcttcattggctccctgttaaatctagaatagaattcaaaatccttcttctgacatataaagctcttaacaaccaatctccatcatatcttaaagatctgatagtaccatattaccctagcagaactcttcgctctcagactgcaggcttacttgttgttcctagaatctctaaaagtagaatgggaggcagagccttcagttatcaggcacctctcctgtggaaccagctcccagtttgggttcgggaggcggacaccctctctatttttaagaccaggcttaaaaccttccttttcgacaaagcttatagttagggctgactgggtgaccctgacggggtgagctggtgttttcatttgcacaactgacttcccctcttgacgtccctttagtttgcccctagttatgctgctataggcctaggctgctgggggacctctctggatgcactgagcccttctctaactacctatgtatttactatatataccattattgcattacattcactctgtttctttctgtgtcctttctccgagtgtccctggtcccagagctggatgctggatgcttcagatgtgtggctgtgttttatggtccttgtgtcccacccccccacctctctatctctacccctctatctgtatccctctatctctacctctacctctctacttcttctgtccctctcaacccgcccggccagcaggcagatgggtccccccacattagagccgggttctgctcgaggtttttttcccagttaaaagggtgttttccttgccactgtcgccttttggcttgctctgggggtcaggcatatgggttctgtaaagcgtctcgagacaatttgactgtaattggcgctatataaataaaattgaattgaattgaattagtCTTTATGTAAAGCAAATAGACTacagcttcatatttaacagaaaagtgatcaaTTTACTAATTTAACTCCAAGTACTCATTTCCCAAAACACTGAACAGCTTTGCAGTATAAGGTGCACAAATGATCCACTTCATTcctaaaagattttttttaatttttttaattcaattaatCCAAAGtctttgaattttttaaagaaacaagcCTGCTTCATAAAACAAAGGCAACATGTTTATTAAATCTATTTACAGTAGAAATGCGTCTAAACAACAATGGCACCCACCTTTCAACAGGTTGGTGTCTGTAAATATTTCCTTTCAATGTGCCTAGAAAACTggtagcaaaacaaaaaaactaagaaGCTATTTTATCAAAGAGGCTTAAAGTTGTCATTAACTTgagcacagaaagacaaaaatgatcTCCCACTTCAAGATAAACTTATGAAATGTCTCCAGTCACTGCACTTTAGAACTTTGTAGTCGGCAAAAATATACCAATGTGCTGCCATTATACAAACAACATTCAACAGTGAACCTGGCAGTACTGAATATAAATACTGAGTGGTGTATCATTTACCCTTAAAGACACTAGTCCTACATAATCCTGAACACAGACTGGATAAGAATTATACAACCAAAACTTACAACTCATACAGAACTAAAGCCTCATCAacaaggaaaaacctgaacagCTGTCGCTTTGCATACGATAGACAATTTTAATAACTGCCTGAAGATCTATTAACCTGGTACTTTCCAATTCAACACCTCAGTGAACTCAGTAAGGCATCTTTAATCAACATATTCAGAAACTCTTTGTCCAACCTCACGCTATGAAGTTGTAAACGAGGAAGGCTGGTGTGTTGCAGTACTTGGTGGCAAAGAGTTTGCCGTCGGGCGTCGGATCAGAGAAAGCCATTTCATTCTTGGTTAGGTGACTGCCGTAGATGAATGTACTCCTAAGAAAAATTAATGGGAAAGATCAGCATAGCATCTCAATAATGAACACGTGACTGTGCCCCAGTCTTTTTTTAATTGGTTCAAATATTTTGTGGAACTGGTAGTCCCATTGCAGAGTTTAGGTAATTAGTTGTATTAGCTCTTAAGTGGaggcattaaaaagaaaattttaagCTTTCTCTGATAAGAACTTCAATGATAATTCTAGTTTATTTCAGCATATAGTGTATTTCCCGTTTTTAGGCAGTTGTATGGGTTCATGCCAACTACAGAGTTTCCAACTCCATTGTAGAAATTCAGGAAAACAAAGAGTTTCACAAAACTGTGTGTCCTGAGGATGTGTTTACAATCAAAGCTGAAAGTGTGCACtgaaagcacatcttgattgtttcatttcaaatgtatTGTGGCAGTGTACAGagccaaaatgctgaaaaatgtgacaaattccaaatatttatggacatGGCTGTAATTGAAAACACGGCAATGCTAAAAATTGGTCCAAACTAACAAGATTTAGTGCTCACAATAAACTCCGAGGCGAGTAAAATTATTTGGAAGATGGAATCATGACAAGATTTAAATCTTAACAAATTGTCCATTAAAAATCACTCACCACTTACACGCTGATCTAGTTCTACTTTTAACCTTAAGTTCatatttttcctgtgttttgagAATAGCGATATTTTAAGTGGTTATACTTTTAATTTACATCCAAATAAAGTGGTAGCTTAACTGGAAAAACTGATTTAGTGACCACTTTGACCTATTTTTTAGCAACATCAGCAGTTTTTGAAATCTTCATGATTACTTCTGGCAAAGGCAGTGTTATGACAGATCAAGCCAAAGCTGTGAAACTTGACCAAGtagtaaactataattaaaacAAGGTGACAGGAAGATGAGAAAGCTGTCAAGTTTTAAACAACTCAACTGTTGCTGGTTTAGATATTTCAATAAAACcatattaacataaaaaaagcGGATCTATCGCGATCATTTCTCATCAGGAAATTTTACATGGCTAAGTTACATGTGCGAGTGTCACATTGTACCTGACTGTGTCCAGCATGCGGGTTGCAATGCCCTGTCGTCTTGCCTGGCTGAAGACCCAGATACGACTAATTCCACACAGAGCTTTTTCTAGGACAGTGGAGCAGCACCAGGCTCTGTGTCGCTCCATGAAGTCGTCCTTTGTCATATCCTTGTGTTGATCCGGCTGCTCGAGGACTCTGTAAGCCTGCAGGGTATATATACACGTCAGGATGTCTGCAAGCCTTGATTGACATGAGCTGATAATTCATAGGATGAAATGGTACAAATTAAGATTAAACTAAATACAGAACTAGAGATTGACCGATATGGGTTTTTCAAGACCGATACCGATTATTAGTAGTTAGAGGAGGCCAATAACCGGTATTTGGAGCCGATATtaatttgcagtaaaagtgtaaaaattggcataaaataatttgaataatgcaaacactgaacttcgtttaaatgcctaaagcatgtttatttaatcaaacaaatacaaaataatagcTCCACAAGCGCATGGATTTCCTAGACTCAGAAGCATCTCttataaagttgaataaaagcttaaataaatagctccctgaaatttttccacagtaaataaagtaaaatttaaatttaactaTAATGACTTATCTTTGTTTTAACCCTTAGTAATCTGGGGGGACAATTTGACTGAGgtccatttttgactaattctgATTTTACCTTTGTATTTCACCTTAAAAACTGTTGATCTTGCGTTGcttggtgtctttttttcagcatcacttgtgtgattctacaattatttatacatttttgatataatgtatgaacacacgacctaaaattgcagaaaaaatacaaagtctGAGTAcgaaaaagttagattttttttttactgtggacaCCATAAACATGTGTAAAGAATCCTTTTCAGAACTGagaatgcaaatataaattgtttatgtcataaaataatgtgcaaatttagcAGTCAACACAGTTATATACcactatttgcactaaaatgcaggaaattttAGGCGCTTTTGCACAACTATTTACAAAATCATCGGGagtcacaataaaattttacataaattaattttgtaaaaaaaccTTTCTGTCCACCAGTCTCTACAATggtaaaaatagaaacaggcTTTAGGACCATGGGGAGAATCTGGAGTCCTGGTGTTCTCCATTGctagaatattattattattattattattattattattattattattattattattattattattattattattattattattattattttacatctgaagcaaagtcttcattttctgtgcatcttgtgtcttttctgtgtCTGGCAGTGAGAGTGATCTGTGGCCAAAGCCAGTGAAGGACGTGCTGCTCTCTGAGTGGAGCTGAGAGCTGCTCTCCCAAAGAGTAACTCCCAAAGAGTCATAACTATCCCccgactaaaaaaaaaatgatagaaagttCCAAATCCACACTTTGGccatctctcctctgtgtatttctaaaatattacaTTCTCTTACTAGTAACACAGAGACACTCTCACTGGGAGTGTGTCTGTGCGGCTGCTCCCAGTCAGAACATCTCTGTCCATTCAACAGCTGCTCCAAATGTTGAGCGTCTTTGTCCCAGGGGCTCCCAGCAGGGAGTCtcagagctgtttgtttttcacacgtAACTCTCCCTGATGTTTCTCTGATTATTTCTGTGTCGGCTACAGAAGGCGTCACAGAATCTGTCGTTTAGCCATGCATCATACAATGACGCACGAAATGCGCTCGTCTAAAGTTCGCTCAAAAGTACAGCATTTATTATTGATCATAACTCTGGTTTTACTTGGCCCATCAACACGATTCAAAAACTGgtagaaagttcaaaatctgtGTCCTTTCGACAGAAGTTTAAAGGGAGACTCCTCGACGCTTCATCTTCCTGCTTCGTTCGATTACGCAGAGGGTTAACAGACTTGTTGGGAGGTAATAGGAGTTAGCAGAGCTGCCGCTAATGTTTACTCCGCTCTTACGTTATTCCGCTGCTCACTGTAATGTTAGTAGTAGTTGTGAGATGTAAAGCACTGGGATGTTTATTACAATTTTGAAGAGTTTTCTGCATTTACCTTCGACACGTGTTTTCTCTCTGGAGCTTCTCACACGAGAAAACTTTCCctctttgttgtgtgtgtgtgtgtgtgtgtgtgtgtgtgtgtgtgtgtgtgtgtgtgtgtgtgtgtgtgtgtgtgtgtgtgtgtgtgtgtgtgtgtgtgtgtgtgtgaggacagcTTCAGCTTAACCAATCAGAGGGCGCGGGGTGGATAGTGCTGGAGACAGAAGGCAGGAGAGAGGCGCGGCTGCATCTGAGCCGAAATAACCCAGTTTTAAACTGACTTCTTCATATCGGCCCGTCAGTTGTAAAAAAGGCCAATACCGCTATATGTCAAATTTCGGCGCCAATAATCGGCCCAACCGATAATCGGTCGATCTCTATACAGAacataacaaaataaacaaccaggGACACTGTTCAGGTTTTCCTCAGTTTCTGGAGGGATCTGGCACTGTAGTGCGTGCACGGAGGGTTGGGGATTTTCTCCCGAGAAAATGTGCTGTTATTTGACTACAAACTTACATTGTCCCAAAGCCACGTGACAGGACACTGGCATTTGGCTGCTTACTAAACTTTACGATCAAATGTTTGTAAGTCACTTTCGCAGTGAATATAACCAGATGACTGAGTTACTGTAGTGAGTAGATTCCTACAAGCTGTTTTTGTGC contains the following coding sequences:
- the pbk gene encoding lymphokine-activated killer T-cell-originated protein kinase homolog isoform X1, which encodes MTSTIASSDEDSFKTPKTVRLRSYGSSGGTPITIPASPFMKKLGCGTGVNVYLMNRMGKLNASPWAVKKINSKCATKQVAVYQQRLNEEAKVLKGINHPNIVGFRAFAMAKDGSKCLAMEYGGEQSLNDMIEKRREDGLKAFAAANIEKVALHVARGLQYLHNEKKLLHGDMKSCNVVIKGDFETVKICDVGVSLELDKNLRVSDPKAEYIGTEPWKPKETLEEGGEITDKADIFAYGLTLWEMMTLAMPHLEMLEDDDDEEVEEESSMEESFDEDAYYERLGTRPALDTEALGGSYRRMVELFYLCTEEDPKKRPSAAQIVQALESNAQLDKTPCDVIVID
- the pbk gene encoding lymphokine-activated killer T-cell-originated protein kinase homolog isoform X2, giving the protein MTSTIASSDEDSFKTPKTVRLRSYGSSGGTPITIPASPFMKKLGCGTGVNVYLMNRMGKLNASPWAVKKINSKCATKQVAVYQQRLNEEAKVLKGINHPNIVGFRAFAMAKDGSKCLAMEYGGEQSLNDMIEKRREDGLKAFAAANIEKVALHVARGLQYLHNEKKLLHGDMKSCNVVIKGDFETVKICDVGVSLELDKNLRVSDPKAEYIGTEPWKPKETLEEGGEITDKADIFAYGLTLWEMMTLAMPHLEMLEDDDDEEVEESSMEESFDEDAYYERLGTRPALDTEALGGSYRRMVELFYLCTEEDPKKRPSAAQIVQALESNAQLDKTPCDVIVID